From a region of the Megalops cyprinoides isolate fMegCyp1 chromosome 13, fMegCyp1.pri, whole genome shotgun sequence genome:
- the LOC118788421 gene encoding complexin-3-like, translating into MAFMVKHMVGGQLKNLTGGLGEEKSEGEKSEAGKQGMTQEEFEQYQQQLVEEKMERDANFAMKKAERATVRTHFREKYRLPKSELDETQIQQAGDDVELPMELAKMIAEDNQEEQHKQSVIGQLANIQNVDLDQLKDKAQATLEDLKQSAEKCALM; encoded by the exons ATGGCTTTCATGGTCAAACACATGGTGGGAGGTCAGCTGAAGAACCTGACCGGCGGTTTGGGAGAAGAGAAATCCGAAGGAGAAAAGTCGGAAGCAGGGAAACAGGGAATGACTCAGGAGGAGTTTGAACAATACCAACAGCAGTTAGTGGAggaaaa GATGGAGCGAGATGCCAACTTTGCCATGAAGAAAGCCGAACGTGCCACAGTCAGAACTCACTTCCGGGAAAAATACAGGCTGCCCAAA AGCGAGCTGGACGAGACCCAGATCCAGCAGGCAGGCGATGACGTGGAGCTGCCCATGGAGCTGGCCAAGATGATCGCCGAGGACAACCAGGAGGAGCAGCACAAGCAGTCGGTCATCGGCCAGCTGGCCAACATCCAGAATGTGGACCTGGACCAGCTGAAGGACAAGGCGCAGGCCACGCTGGAGGACCTCAAGCAGTCAGCCGAGAAATGCGCCCTCATGTGA